TCAATTACATTATTTGAGTTACGAGAAGAGAAAGCCGCTATGCTACGAAAAGTCATATTCTTTCCAGAAAATTCAAAAACATCCCCGTTAATTCCGCAATAGATTTTTTGGTCTTTCACGGCTTTATTACACAGTGTTAGTGCCTCAGTTATTGTCAAAAAATCACCTTCTATGGTAAATATTGTTGTTACAATTTATTTTAGTGATTTTTCTTTTAAAATCTCAAATTTTAATCTATAAATTCAACCCCAAATACACGGCGTCCCGATCTTCCCGCCGAATACCAATATAGGCCAGCGTCGTCCCCGGACTACTGTGATTCAAAATCTGCTGAATAATGGCGAGATCGACGCCCGAAGTGTACGCGAAATAGCCAAAGGTCTTACGGAGTGTGTGGGTACCAATCGGATCGGTGAGGCCTACGGCGCGGGCGGCATCCCGGAGGATCTGCCAGGCTTGGCCGCGTTGCAAGGGGCGGCCATGTTTCCGCGAGGGGAAGAGCGGATCGGAAGGCTTGGCCTCAGGCCGGGTAGCGAGATAGGCGGCCAGGGCTTTTTTGGCCGTGGCGCTCAAGGGAAAGTCTTTCGTCTTGCCGGTTTTCTGTTCGATGACGCGAATGCGATCCCGCCATTTCGTCGGTGTTTCGCGGACGTCACCGACCGTCAGGTGGAGAAGGTCGCCAATGCGTAATCCGCTGTTAATGCTCAGCGTAAACCACGCCGCGTCGCGCAAGTTTTGGGCGGCCAGAATTTTGCGGATCGCGTCGATCTGCCGTTTATCACGGATCGGTTCGACGGTATTCACCGGATCAATCGCTCCTTCACGGGATACGGTTTATAGTCACGGTATCCCCTACAAGTCTTCTCTGATGGGTATTATAACCGATTCAAAACACACCGTCCTCACAGAAGGGCTCTCCGGCGCGTTCACCGGGAACCGGAACCGTAGACCTCTTGGCGGTTTGCGGGGATTTTCCGGGGTTGTTCGCAATCAGACAGAATCCCCTTCTGTCCGATACGGGATATGTCATATGAAGACGGGAAAAAAGAGAACAAGACGGGTTTTGTGGTCTATAGGGACAAATTGTTTTGATCATATCGTAAAATAATACATCAGACAGAGAGAGAGAAATGGGCCGGGATGATAGCAATCGGTGGGTGATAGACAACAATCTATGCTATACTACCGATAAATCCCGAGAAAGAGGACAGAAACTCATGCACTTAACAACATTACAGAAACGCGGCGCTTTGACCGTCCCGCAAACGGATCGCACGACGTTGCAATGGACGGAGGGGCAATTGCTCTTAACGACGGTCATCCCGCCCGACACGTTGTGTCTGCGGGCTATTCCTGATGCGGACACCTTTTGGTCGCGCTATACCCCCGCCGAAGGATTCGCCGAGCGCGAGATCGCCCTGCCGGCCACAACCGGCATCTGGTTACCGACGATGGCGTTGTGGCATGCTCAAGTGAACCCGGATAGTCCGTGGCGACCCATCTGGCAAGCTTTGAGTCACGGGATGACGACGCGGCGCTGTGATCCGACGATTGTGGCGACGTGGAGTGATCAAATCGCGGACGTCTTGCCGCACCTGGCGCGGCTGGAGCAGGCCCGGTATTTGCAAACGGTGTGCGCGTGGCCGGGGGTGGACCTGCCGGACCGGGTGTTTTGGCTGGCGGTCTGTGAGCGGTGGGGGCAAACGGATGACGTGTGGAGTGAGGTGGTCTGGACCTTGCGGAATGCCGAATCCGCAACAGAATAAGTCCCGCGGTTAAATGTCAAGAACCGATCAGCTTAGGACAACGACGAACAGGGCCAGGTCAACATAAACCTGCCTAAAAGGAGGTGGTAGATAATGGCAAATCAGTTGTCAATCCCTTTAGTGCGGCATCAACTTCCTTTCGTCGTAGATTTGGCCCCGGGTCAGCATCCCGTAGACCACGCCGACCCACTGGCGTGCCGTCAAGACCAACGCCCGCTTATGCGCGTGGTGCGTGGCTTCGTGGTACTTCTTCTCGTAAAAGGCTTTGAACTGCGGGTCCCGCACCCGGACCCTCTCCGCCGCTTCGATGAAGTAGTACCGCAAATAGACGTTCCCCGTCCGCGTCAGCGGACGGATGTCGGCATCAAAATTCCCCGATTGATGCGGGCGCCAGGTCAGCCCCGCATATTTGGCCAAGGCATTTTCCGACGGAAATCGTTCGATGGGACCGATTTCGGCCAAGAGGCCCGCGCCATAGACCGGACCAATCCCCGGAATCGTGGTCAGGGTTTGGCGAAACGCCTGCATGTCACGGGCAATCACTTTGTCCAGCGCCTGTTGTTGATGTTCCAAGGCCCGGATGGTGTCCAAATGCAGGACCAAGCTTTGGTGCCGCGCGTCCTGCTCGTCCGGATGCAACCGAAAGGCGCGCCGCGCCAAGCGGTGCAAGGTCTGCGCAATGTCATCGGGCGCTTTCAGCCGTTGGCGACCGGCCGCCGCGATTTCCGCCACCAGATCCGCCAGCGGGATGGCTGCCAGCGTATCGGGCGTGTAGCGTTCCAACACGGTTTGCGACGCTACCCCAAAGACGTTCGAGAAAAACGGCTCCTCCGTATGGGCATACTGCCCCCAGACACAAAACAATTGCACCAACGCGCGATTTTTTTCTTGGGTGATGAGGTGGCTCAGCTGCCGACGATGGCGGGTCAAGACCTGCAACGCCGCATAGCGCGGATCCGGCGGGGTCCAGGGCGTGACGCGCCCAAACCGCATGACATCCGCAATCAGGGCGGCATCCGCTCGGTCGGTTTTGCCCCGATCCACATAGGTCTCTCGGAATTTCTGGACGACTTTCGGATTGAGGACGTACCAGGTGGGTTGCCACCGCTGCAAGTCGGGGGTTTGCGTCAGCCATTCCATCAGCGGCACATAGTACACGGACGTGGCCTCGACGCCAATGGCCAGCCGCGCGTACGGCGCGGCGTGGGGGTGCAGCCAGGCGACGAATTGCTCGGCCCCCGCCTGATCGTTGGGGACGGTCGTCCGCGCGACGACCTGGCCATCCGCCGCCATCGCGCAGACGACGTGAGCCCCGAGACTGGTGTCAATACCGACGTACAACACGCTATCCATGGGATTTCACCTCCCTTCGCGGAGGAATGCATCGGGAACGGGATTTCGCCGACGCGCCGACGCCTTCGCCGCAACCTCGCTTATAAGCCGTCATCGCCACCCGCGGTGTGCGATAGACCGGTGCCACGGGTCTCCACGGGGGGAGCGGCATCCCGCGCGTTAACTGTGACGAAGCGGCGTCGCCGACTCACAGACTTTCGAAGCCGTCAATCCGGCAGGAGGAATGCAGTCTTGAATCGTCCCGATCTTCTTCGAGCATCGCCGACGAAACCCGATCTGGCAAGCCTGATCATCCCGAATGCCGATTGCTGCTGGCCGCGAGGCAGGCCTCAAGATAAAGCCTCAGGGTAGCAGAATCAATTTCTTTATACGAGAATCCTGTAATAAAGTGTCCGGGGCGTATTTAGGGATTGAGTAAAGAATGGCCCCTCTGATAGGGTTGGAGTAGCGAACAACAACCAAATTCAGGGGGGCACAGTTCAATGGCTAAGCACAGTGTAGAGCAGAGCGACGGAAGAAAGCAAGGACTGGGGGTGGGCGGCATCGACGTGGCGAAGGACTGGCATTATGTGCAATGGCTGGACACGAACGGGCGGCCTGTCGGTAAAGCCTTTCGGTTCGCCAATACCCGTGCGGGATTTGAGGCGATGTGGGAGCGGCGGCCGTCCGAGGAGGTCCGCGTTGGCATGGAGTCCACCGGGCACTATTGGGTTGGGTTGGCCCATTGGCTCCGTGCGCACGGCGCGGAGGTGGTGCTGGTGCAGCCGGCTCACGTCCATCGACTCAAGGAATTGGATGACAATACCCCGACCAAGACCGACGCCAAGGATGCCCGGGTTATCGCCCGACTCGTCTATGATGGCCGGTGGTTCCGGTGGGAGCCGCGCGGCGGCGCGCTGGCCCAGCTGGCCACGTTGGCGGTGACGCGTCGGCAGCACCACCAGGACGTCATGCGATGGCGAGCGCGCATTGCCGGCTGGATCCATCAATACTTTCCGGAATTCTTCACGGTCTTCAAGGCGTGGGATGGGAAAGCGGCGCTGACGACGCTGGATACGCTCCCGACGCCGGACTTGGTGTTAGCGCAGTCCGTGGATGCGATAGCGGACCAGTTTAAGGCCGCCACCACACATCGCGTCGGCGCTAAACGCGCCCACGCCTTGCACCAGGCCGCCGTGGACTCCATTGGGATTCCCGTAGGCCGGGCGACTGCGCGTCTCCAACTCGCCTCCTATCTTCGGAGTTGGCGCGCGGCGCTCGCCGCGCAAACGGCCATTGAAGCCGCGCAAGCCGCCATTTTAGAGGACTGGACTCCTGCTCAGCCGTTATTCAGCATTCCGGGATTCGGGCCCCAGGTCATTGCCACGGTGTTGGGCGAGTTGGGGGACTTGTCCCGATTCGCCGATGCGCGCCAAGCGCAGAAAATGGCGGGACTCAATCTCACCCAAACCAGCTCGGGACACCGCCAAGGCCCAACGCATATTGCCAAACGGGGACGTCCCGCCGCGCGTGCCGTGCTGTATCAGGCCGCGTGCGTCGCGGTGGCCAAGGATCCCCAGTGGAAGGCCTGGTATCAGTCGCTCACCCGACGGGCGGCGCATCCGCTCGCCCCGAAAGCCGCCATGGTGGCGGTCGCGACGAAGCTCCTCCGGGTGGCCTGGGCGTGCATGAAGCACGGACAGGCGTATGATGCGGCGCGACTGTTCCCCCTGGGGGAGGTGTCGACCGCCGCGTAACGATGGAGGGGCTTCGGTTCTGTCTCGGGCGTGGGAAGTCGTCTCCCTCCTGTTGGGCTTTCACTCGGTGAAATGACCCCGTATACGAGTCCGGCTCCCACGTCATTACTACCGCACGTCAAGCTGAACGAAGGATTGGTCGGGCATAGACCCTGTGAGACATGGTAGGGTTCGCTAACGTGGTCACGGTAATGAAAGACCGTTCGAGAGGGAACCGAAGCGAAATCCCTTGAAAGATTGTGAAAGGGTTAGGAAACAGGACAAAACATTGAGGTAGGAGGGAGACGGATGGCCACAGTCCGGCCGATTTATTTGACGCTTGATGATATTGAGGAACTCTTACAGTGGTGCGAAGCGCAGTGGGACGAGCCGCAGCAGCCGACGCAATGGCTCTGGTGGCGGGTCCAGCAAGCGTGTACGCGGGCCCTGATGACCGCACAGCATCCGACTCGCGTGCGAGCACGCCGGAAATCCGTGATGCACTAGACTGGGCTAGCGGGGTTCAGACCGCGGACGATAGATGTTGAGCCCGATTTTCTCCGGGCGGTCGGGATGAATGGGGACATTCCCTTCGGTACTGGCAACAATAATGGTTTTGCCCGAACTGGACGGGCCAAACGCTTGGCGCAAATCGATGCGAATCGTTAGGATGTCGCCGTCGAGCGTCCATTCCACATTTTTCATGGAGCAGTCGTCCTTTCGGAATGTTGATGATCTCATTATACGACATGGGGCGCGTGACGGCGGTTTTGGGTATAAGAAGGAGCGCGATCATGATCTGGTGGCACGGCCGGCGCGTCGATCCGGCGCACAATCAATTCCGGTGGTACAGCGTGATCCTGCAACCGACGTTATGGGCGTCGTGGGAATGTTGGGCATTGTGGGGCCGGATGGGGCAAGGGCCCCGGGGCCGGAAACGGGTCGCATCTGGCACGTATGACGAGGTGCTGCATGCGGCTTGGCAACACCGACGACGGAAGGAACGGCGGGGGTATCGTGAGAAGTGGTGATGAGTTTATTCCGTTCCAATCCACTCCTGGGGACGTATCCCTAGGAGAACCCTATGGCGGATATTCCGCACAGAGCTTTGTGCACAGTATACCATTGCGCGGATCGGGATAACAAGAGCTGATGACGAGCCAGCCAGACGTAGAGATCGGCAGCATGGAGAGCCTGTTCCGCACGGCGCAAATCTTCCGCGGTGACACACTGAGTCTGCGGATGAGGCGGTGGCGGTTTCAGTAATGTGTTGCGGGTGATGACATCTTGCCAATAAGGTAAGATGTCTTCTGAAACAGGGGCCGTAATGAACCGGTAGGCCCGGGCGCGATCAGCTTGTTCGACAGCCCATGGAAGGCGGTCGGCTAACAGAATAAGAGATTGCAAGGTAGCAGGGAATACATGCGGCGGTAGTTGGGGTGCGATGTGTTGTTGCCAGAGACGGAGTGTGGCACCGAGGCGCAAGTTGTCTGGGAGTTCGTCTAATGTTGAGGTCCATCCCCGCGTGTGCGGGGGAAACCCCGATTCCATGGATAGCCACCGGGCCATAATCGGTCCATCCCCGCGTGTGCGGGGGAAACTCTTGACAGGAATAAAATCATGCGCGAAAATTTATTTTTTCTGACCAGTTGGGATTCTTCCTGCTAAAACGATTCCATCCACCGGTAACAACGTAATTGGTGGGTATCCCAGAACTCTAACAGATCGACCTCCCGGTATCCCAGGATCTCTCCACAACATGATACCACGAAATGCTGCCTACGGGTTGCGGCGCGTTGTCCCCTCTTATGATCAACAGATAGCCGATTGGTTAGGGAATAAACGTAATGCGATAGGTGTTCGGATCAACCGGGTAGGTGCCATCGCCCCACCCGCTTTCGACGACAAAACCGTGAGCGGCGGGACCGTAATGGGGGTGCTTGAGCGTGATGGCGCAACACGCATCATAGAGGCCGCCTGTGCCAAATTTGCCCCAATGTGGGAGAGGTTGTCCCAAGCTTCGTGGAATTTCGCTAGCGCATCCTTTCTCGTGATTTATCCGATTTGCTCGGTTTTTTGTTCCGGCGTTTTGGAACACGTGGCTTTTAAGGCCGTTTGCAACACGGGAATCTCGCGATAGCCGGGGATCCGCGTCAACGTGTCTTCGATAAAAAAGCTCGCCGACGCCAACCAGCGTAAGACTTGTTGCCCATTGGTCCAATGTTTGACATTTTGCGCATGGGTCCGAAATTGACTGTTGATGGATTCCATGGCATTGGTGTTCGCCAACGTTTGGCGTAAGAGGCCCGGCAGGCCCAATCGATGGACGGTTAACGTTTCCGCCAGTCCTTCCCGGAGACTCCCGGCGGCGCCGGGATGATCCCGTTCGAGCTCTTTCGCGAGCGCTTCTAATGCCTGCGCGGCCCTGTCCGCATCCGGTTCTTGATACGCTTTCCGTAAGCGCTGGCGGACCCGATTTTCGGCCGATTTCGGCAGGTGGTCGAGCACATTCCGTTGCTTGTGGATTTGGCAGCGTTGGATGAGGACTTGGTCTCCCCAGACGTCGTGCACGGCTTTGGCTAAGGCCTTGGCCCCATCGATGACCACGAGTAATCCCTGCGCGGCCGTCAGGCCGCGAGTGATGAGATCCTGCAATAAGGCCATGACTACGGTATGATTTTCTGTCGCCCCTTCGACCAATCCCAAGACACGCTTGTGACCGTCCGCATCAATCCCTAAGGCGCCCACCACCAGATGGTCCGCTACACGCAAACCATCGATCATCACCACCACCCACGTCCGGTCATCCAACCGGCGCTGGAGAAAGCGGTCAAGGGCCTGTTGGGTGGCTTGGATAAAGCGGCGGCTCACCGTGCTTTTGCTGGGGCCTGGCTGCTCCATCGCGGCTTCAAAGGCTGCATCGGCATGGCGCTGTTGGCGGCTCGCTAAGCCATACAGCATGCGTTCCAGTACGGCTTGTGTCGCCAGCGTCGGGTCCTGAAACTGATGGTAGGTGTCTAACGGAATTTCCTCCGAGCCATCAGCGGCCCGCACCCGGGGGTGCGGAACGGAGATTTTGCGATCCCCCAAAAAGACGCTGCCGACTTCGGTCCCGTGTCGGACCGCTTGGCGTTGCGGATCATGACGGCCTTTAGGTCCCGCTAACTGCTCCACCTCGGCCGCCATCATCTGTTGCAAAACCTGCAATCCGACCCGGATCGACAGCGCCAATAACCCGTCTTCGGCATCCTGGAGGATGTCCACCCACGGCACCGTCACCGGCTGTTCGGGAAGCGATTTTTTCTTTATACTGGTACTCACTAGCGATTCCTCCTTATGATGGATCAGACCTCTCTAGTAAACCAGAGAGCCATCAGGATCGCTAGTTTCAATTTCCACGAAAAATGGGGCATTCTCAATGTGGGATGTAACTGGGATCGATAAACACGAGAAGGCCGCTGACAATAGTGAGCGGACCGTGGGGATCGGGAACGACCGTGGCGTGGCGAATCCGTCGGCTGTCGCCGTCTTCACACGTTTCGACCGCCACCGTATAGGAGCCGGGCGGAATAAGACAGGCGAGGCCATTGTGGGTCACGGGCAGGGTCGGCACGGGGATAAGATGCGGCGAGGATCCGATGAGCGTCCAATGAGGAAAAGGTTGGGCAGTGGGATCGATGTGGTGGAGATCGCCAATCCACACTTGACCGGAATCGACATCAATAGCAGGCATCAGAGGACCATCCTTTCAGCGGGGACTATTTCCCAAACAACAGGGGATCCCGTCCGGGAGGACGGGAGACGGCGAGTCAGTACACATCCACCAATTGGCCGGCTAAGACGTCGTCAATACGGATAGCTCGCCAGAAGAGGCCCTGGGGGTTTGGGAGGATGATCCGATCGGCATGGTAAGCGGCACAATGATCGGCAATGGCCTCGCGATCGGTGGAATCCATGTCAGCAAAGTTAGCTAATAGTGGGAGGACGGCTTCGGGAGTGGTGGGCACTTCTGAGACGGGAATAATCCAGACATCGGCGGCCTCGTCGTCCGGGATAATATACGGGATTAAGGCGAGGAGCATGGGGCGTGTCTCCTTTCGAGGACGTATGCGGGAAAAGCCAAGAATGGCGTAAATTGATTGGTGCGGCGTTTTCGCCGCGCGGAATCCGTTAGAACAGGGCTTGTCGGCGGATTTGTTCGGGCGTCATGCGGGCTTGGCGGTGTTGAATGGCTGTGGTGATTTTCGCTTGTAACGTGGCATGGAGCCGACAGCGGCGTTGCCAGTCGCGCCGGGCCGCGCGGGCGAAGATGGGTGGCATATTGCCGAGCGATTCCAATTCGTCGTCTAAGACGGTGGCGTAGCGGGTGACTAAATCGTCGAGCAGCAAAAGTTCGCGGTAGGTGAAGCGCATAATAGATCACTCCTTTTTCCGCAGTATTTTGTGGTTAGAGGGATTATGTTTTACGGTGAGACGAAGTTTTGGGTGATGATCCAGTGGTGTTGGCGAACCGCTAGACTGGCTAGGACATCGCCGGTGTGGGGATTGATGACCACGACCCGATCGTCGGGCTGGGGAGGCCAGGGGATATGAGCGCAAATCATGTCGGGCGTGAGACGGGGAAGTGTGGTACGGATCACGTCCCATCCTAGATGATGTCTTCGGCGGTATTCGACGGGATAGGTCATGAGAGCGCTCCTTTCGGAGTCGGAAAGCGATGAGCGATGCCGTCACGCAGAGTGGTAGAGGCATGGGGATGCAGGGCGAGACATTGTTGCGTGAGGGCATCGGTCACAGGATTCTCGGCCAGTATATCGAGCACACGGCCGGCGGTGCGGGGATTGAGCGCGAGGTCGAGAAGCACTCGAGGATCGCCATCGTGGGCTAAAATCTCGGCAATGGCGGTGGTGAGCCGCGGGGAGCTGGCGAGCGCGCGCCGCACCACGGGCAACCCATAGCGTGCCAAATGGGTCAAGGCGTCCTGGGAGAGGCTAAGACGTATGGCGCCGTCCCACTGCACTGAGGGAGAGGCCGGCAATGGGTGATGCGGGGCGAGAGCCGTCAGAATGGTGTTGCGGAGATTGGCGGGAAGGGCCGCCACATCCAGGGTGAGGGAAAACATCGCATTATCACTCCTTTTTTCTGGTGCCGCCTTAAGACGCGGCGGTTGGGTCGGTGGCTTGGAGCTGGTGCGTGAGCGTGTCATAGAGCGTTTGCGAACAGTGTCGATGATGGCGCACGGCTTGGAGGGTTTGCTGGGAGGCGTGGGGGTTGTGGGTAAGGTTTTCGAGTGCCACCAGCGGAGTCCGCGGATTGCGCGCGAGGGCATATAAGACGCGATCATCGGCATCGTCTGCCAGAATGAGAGCGAGAGCGGTGTTGAGCCGGTTGTTGTACGCCAGCGCTTCGCGGACCGCCAAGGTGCCAGATTGGGCGAGTAAGGGCAGGGCGTCATCGGATACGGTTAGTCGAAAGAAGCCATTCGTTTGTAAGGGGTCGGAGTCTGGCAATGGCTGGGTCGCTAGCACCATTGGGTATTGTTTGAGAAACAAGAGGTCCGCATTGAGCAGCAATGTGGTCATGGGGGGTCCCTTCTTTCGATTAGAGTGAGAGGTGGAGAGATTTTAGCGGGGAGGATGGGGAATGGGGGGTTAAGGGAATGGCATCTGGAATCCAGCAGGCCCAGAAAGGATCCTGCCGGAGCAGATGCCGAATATGCCGGAGGCGCCAGAGATCCAGCGCGGTGGCATGCCGGGGATCGGCGAGGCGCCACGTTTTGTACGTTTGATTGCAGGCGGCGTGGCTGATGCGGAAACTGAGCAGTTGTTCGAGCGGCCGCATGCGGTCCCAGACAGGCGACACAAAGGGGATGACGTGTTCGAGGGTGGCTTCCGAGAAGCGCACGGATCGTTGACACCAATAACAGTGTCCATCCTGGATAGTCCATAAGGCTTTTTTGAGGGGGGTGGGCAGTTGGTGCACGTTCCACGGATACGTGCGCTGGACCCAGCGTTGGACCGTTTGATCGCCGTGCGAACAGCGCTCGTGGAGCCAGGTATTCCAACGGGTGGTGGTGTCATCCCACCGTTGGCACGCATTCCACGACATGGCGTTCACCTCCGGTTATCTCGGTGAGCGCCGTCTGGGCCTTGGCAATCCACGTGTCATGAATGGCGGCTTGGGTGGCGCGGCGGTGAGGATCGCGAATGGACTCGAGATTGGTGTCGAAGGCCACGGTGGTGGATCCGAGGGTGAGGGTGACGGTGTCTAAGGTGGTGTTGCGGACCGTGACGACGAGACCGTGGTCGGCTATGGAGACGGTGTGGTTGTGAGGATCAACGGTAATAGTGGACAGGTAGGCCATCAGGAAATCAGCTCCTAAGGGGCCGTTCGTCCGCGAAGGGAAGCGGGCGAACGGACGGGAAATGGGATGAGATCATATCAAGAAGCCAACTGGTTAGCTGGCCTCTTTGTAATGTTGGTCTAGCCATTCGAGTAAAAGATCCATTTGATCGGCATTGAGTTCCCGAATGTTGGTAATGGGCCAGCCGAATTTGGAATGGATCAGCGGATACAGTTTTTCTTTACTGATGTGATGCGCCTTCATAAACGTCGCGAGCGCATTGAGTTGCTCTTGGGTCGGCGGCGCATCGAGAAGGGTGGCCGGTTTCCCGGCGTCGGGAGCGGGATCCGGTGCTTCGGCGGGAGGTGCCGCGGACGGAGCCGGAGCGGATGATGTCGCTTTGGACGATGATGCGGGAGCCGCCGTGGTGCGCGAGGATTTCGGGGATGCCGCGGATCGGGTCGCGGAGCTGCGGGAGTCGGCTAAGGCATCGAGAGCCGTGTCGGCTTCGGGGTCATCGCCCGTCGCAATCAAGAACGTGGTTTTGAGAAAGTACTTGGTGGCGGCGGTAATGGCTTTGGGCAGCCCTTTGTCCAGATTGTCAATGCCTTCGCCTTGGAAGGGGAGCGCAATGCTTTCGCCGGTTTCGGTGTCACAGAGGGTGAAGATGAGCGTCACAATGGTCTTAAATTGCAGCGGTTTGCCTGCACCTACATTCCAGTGTACTTGGCGCTTGTCGGCCATATAGCAAAAGAGGGCGAGACCGTTGTCGGCTAAGGGGCCGCGGACGGCCGCGAGAATATCGGCTTCGGTGGCATAGTCATATTTTTGATAATCGTTGCGGCCGCGTTTGGGGACGCGATGGATTTGACCGAGGGCCTTGGCCAGTTTGGTGAGGAACTTCGGTTCGAGTTTGAGGGGTTGGAATGCGGGCAGCGCCGCCTCGGGGAGGATGGAGGGCATCTCC
This genomic interval from Sulfobacillus thermosulfidooxidans DSM 9293 contains the following:
- a CDS encoding IS256 family transposase — protein: MHHKEESLVSTSIKKKSLPEQPVTVPWVDILQDAEDGLLALSIRVGLQVLQQMMAAEVEQLAGPKGRHDPQRQAVRHGTEVGSVFLGDRKISVPHPRVRAADGSEEIPLDTYHQFQDPTLATQAVLERMLYGLASRQQRHADAAFEAAMEQPGPSKSTVSRRFIQATQQALDRFLQRRLDDRTWVVVMIDGLRVADHLVVGALGIDADGHKRVLGLVEGATENHTVVMALLQDLITRGLTAAQGLLVVIDGAKALAKAVHDVWGDQVLIQRCQIHKQRNVLDHLPKSAENRVRQRLRKAYQEPDADRAAQALEALAKELERDHPGAAGSLREGLAETLTVHRLGLPGLLRQTLANTNAMESINSQFRTHAQNVKHWTNGQQVLRWLASASFFIEDTLTRIPGYREIPVLQTALKATCSKTPEQKTEQIG
- a CDS encoding site-specific integrase, translated to MNTVEPIRDKRQIDAIRKILAAQNLRDAAWFTLSINSGLRIGDLLHLTVGDVRETPTKWRDRIRVIEQKTGKTKDFPLSATAKKALAAYLATRPEAKPSDPLFPSRKHGRPLQRGQAWQILRDAARAVGLTDPIGTHTLRKTFGYFAYTSGVDLAIIQQILNHSSPGTTLAYIGIRREDRDAVYLGLNL
- a CDS encoding IS110 family transposase, encoding MAKHSVEQSDGRKQGLGVGGIDVAKDWHYVQWLDTNGRPVGKAFRFANTRAGFEAMWERRPSEEVRVGMESTGHYWVGLAHWLRAHGAEVVLVQPAHVHRLKELDDNTPTKTDAKDARVIARLVYDGRWFRWEPRGGALAQLATLAVTRRQHHQDVMRWRARIAGWIHQYFPEFFTVFKAWDGKAALTTLDTLPTPDLVLAQSVDAIADQFKAATTHRVGAKRAHALHQAAVDSIGIPVGRATARLQLASYLRSWRAALAAQTAIEAAQAAILEDWTPAQPLFSIPGFGPQVIATVLGELGDLSRFADARQAQKMAGLNLTQTSSGHRQGPTHIAKRGRPAARAVLYQAACVAVAKDPQWKAWYQSLTRRAAHPLAPKAAMVAVATKLLRVAWACMKHGQAYDAARLFPLGEVSTAA
- a CDS encoding WGR domain-containing protein, whose amino-acid sequence is MIWWHGRRVDPAHNQFRWYSVILQPTLWASWECWALWGRMGQGPRGRKRVASGTYDEVLHAAWQHRRRKERRGYREKW
- a CDS encoding ERF family protein, translated to MMPEFQSPSVFPESEMPSILPEAALPAFQPLKLEPKFLTKLAKALGQIHRVPKRGRNDYQKYDYATEADILAAVRGPLADNGLALFCYMADKRQVHWNVGAGKPLQFKTIVTLIFTLCDTETGESIALPFQGEGIDNLDKGLPKAITAATKYFLKTTFLIATGDDPEADTALDALADSRSSATRSAASPKSSRTTAAPASSSKATSSAPAPSAAPPAEAPDPAPDAGKPATLLDAPPTQEQLNALATFMKAHHISKEKLYPLIHSKFGWPITNIRELNADQMDLLLEWLDQHYKEAS
- a CDS encoding IS110 family transposase; this encodes MDSVLYVGIDTSLGAHVVCAMAADGQVVARTTVPNDQAGAEQFVAWLHPHAAPYARLAIGVEATSVYYVPLMEWLTQTPDLQRWQPTWYVLNPKVVQKFRETYVDRGKTDRADAALIADVMRFGRVTPWTPPDPRYAALQVLTRHRRQLSHLITQEKNRALVQLFCVWGQYAHTEEPFFSNVFGVASQTVLERYTPDTLAAIPLADLVAEIAAAGRQRLKAPDDIAQTLHRLARRAFRLHPDEQDARHQSLVLHLDTIRALEHQQQALDKVIARDMQAFRQTLTTIPGIGPVYGAGLLAEIGPIERFPSENALAKYAGLTWRPHQSGNFDADIRPLTRTGNVYLRYYFIEAAERVRVRDPQFKAFYEKKYHEATHHAHKRALVLTARQWVGVVYGMLTRGQIYDERKLMPH
- a CDS encoding DUF2336 domain-containing protein, yielding MTRSRTSSKPPTQPPRLKAAPEKRSDNAMFSLTLDVAALPANLRNTILTALAPHHPLPASPSVQWDGAIRLSLSQDALTHLARYGLPVVRRALASSPRLTTAIAEILAHDGDPRVLLDLALNPRTAGRVLDILAENPVTDALTQQCLALHPHASTTLRDGIAHRFPTPKGALS